From the genome of Polyodon spathula isolate WHYD16114869_AA chromosome 14, ASM1765450v1, whole genome shotgun sequence, one region includes:
- the LOC121327433 gene encoding selenoprotein Pb-like isoform X2 has product MGLWTPVFVAFLGLMSVAASDEEGVSQVCQPAPHWEIEGHSPMQDQLGRVAVVALLKASUQFCLTQASRLGGLRAKLSRRGLSDVGFLIVNEKEPQARAMYWELKRSAPKGVPVYQQDPLQQDVWETLGGDKDDFLIYDRCGKLTFHIAMPYSFLHHPYIEAAVLATYHKDICGNCSFHLNSTLTAGLNGTNVSSINATATDSPLPQGASEIGHTNATGQQSHPNREAPVKNIQHHHHGDHHSHKGKGHEQPHSHH; this is encoded by the exons ATGGGTCTGTGGACCCCCGTGTTCGTGGCGTTCCTCGGGCTGATGTCGGTAGCAGCGTCTGACGAGGAGGGCGTCTCACAGGTCTGTCAGCCCGCGCCTCACTGGGAGATCGAAGGGCATTCGCCCATGCAGGACCAGCTGGGCAGGGTGGCTGTGGTAGCGCTACTCAAAGCCAGCTGACAGTTCTGTCTCACGCAGGCTTCCAG GCTGGGAGGTCTGCGTGCCAAGCTGTCCAGGAGAGGGCTGTCGGATGTGGGATTCCTGATCGTCAATGAGAAGGAGCCCCAGGCCAGAGCCATGTACTGGGAGCTAAAGAGGAGCGCGCCCAAGGGGGTTCCTGTATACCAGCAGGACCCCCTGCAGCAGGACGTGTGGGAGACCCTGGGAGGGGACAAGGATGACTTCCTCATTTATGACAG ATGTGGTAAGCTGACGTTCCACATTGCAATGCCTTACAGCTTCCTTCACCACCCTTACATCGAGGCAGCAGTCCTTGCCACCTACCACAAGGACATCTGTGGAAACTGCAGT tttcatttaaACTCGACTCTAACTGCAGGACTGAATGGGACAAATGTTAGCTCCATAAATGCTACCGCCACAGATTCTCCGCTGCCCCAGGGAGCCTCAGAGATTGGGCACACAAACGCAACTGGACAACAAAGCCACCCGAACAGGGAGGCCCCAGTTAAAAACATTCAGCACCATCACCATGGAGACCACCATTCACACAAGGGGAAGGGGCATGAGCAGCCCCACAGCCATCATTAA
- the LOC121327433 gene encoding selenoprotein Pb-like isoform X1 has protein sequence MNAQSRVFVRCAGSVKMGLWTPVFVAFLGLMSVAASDEEGVSQVCQPAPHWEIEGHSPMQDQLGRVAVVALLKASUQFCLTQASRLGGLRAKLSRRGLSDVGFLIVNEKEPQARAMYWELKRSAPKGVPVYQQDPLQQDVWETLGGDKDDFLIYDRCGKLTFHIAMPYSFLHHPYIEAAVLATYHKDICGNCSFHLNSTLTAGLNGTNVSSINATATDSPLPQGASEIGHTNATGQQSHPNREAPVKNIQHHHHGDHHSHKGKGHEQPHSHH, from the exons GTGTGCTGGATCTGTGAAGATGGGTCTGTGGACCCCCGTGTTCGTGGCGTTCCTCGGGCTGATGTCGGTAGCAGCGTCTGACGAGGAGGGCGTCTCACAGGTCTGTCAGCCCGCGCCTCACTGGGAGATCGAAGGGCATTCGCCCATGCAGGACCAGCTGGGCAGGGTGGCTGTGGTAGCGCTACTCAAAGCCAGCTGACAGTTCTGTCTCACGCAGGCTTCCAG GCTGGGAGGTCTGCGTGCCAAGCTGTCCAGGAGAGGGCTGTCGGATGTGGGATTCCTGATCGTCAATGAGAAGGAGCCCCAGGCCAGAGCCATGTACTGGGAGCTAAAGAGGAGCGCGCCCAAGGGGGTTCCTGTATACCAGCAGGACCCCCTGCAGCAGGACGTGTGGGAGACCCTGGGAGGGGACAAGGATGACTTCCTCATTTATGACAG ATGTGGTAAGCTGACGTTCCACATTGCAATGCCTTACAGCTTCCTTCACCACCCTTACATCGAGGCAGCAGTCCTTGCCACCTACCACAAGGACATCTGTGGAAACTGCAGT tttcatttaaACTCGACTCTAACTGCAGGACTGAATGGGACAAATGTTAGCTCCATAAATGCTACCGCCACAGATTCTCCGCTGCCCCAGGGAGCCTCAGAGATTGGGCACACAAACGCAACTGGACAACAAAGCCACCCGAACAGGGAGGCCCCAGTTAAAAACATTCAGCACCATCACCATGGAGACCACCATTCACACAAGGGGAAGGGGCATGAGCAGCCCCACAGCCATCATTAA